One genomic segment of Colias croceus chromosome 16, ilColCroc2.1 includes these proteins:
- the LOC123698552 gene encoding uncharacterized protein LOC123698552 encodes MPPKRVKDDDDCGEPSPRISFNDLEKSMTPFSGDDAYGIETFVKDFEDISSLMQWGEIEKLIFSKRLLAGTAKLFLRSLSGTTTWDTLKSELREEFGKKLNSATVHKRLSTRRMKMNETHQQYFLHMKELAVLGNVEDEALMEYVIDGIKDRRFKVKNCYLIVQEQQKL; translated from the exons ATGCCGCCGAAACGAGtaaaagatgatgatgattgtggTGAACCATCGCCGCGTATTTCCTTCAATGACTTAGAGAAATCAATGACGCCATTTTCGGGTGATGATGCCTATGGCATCGAAACATTCGTAAAAGATTTTGAAGATATTTCCTCTTTAATGCAATGGGgcgaaatagaaaaactcaTATTTTCGAAGCGGCTTCTCGCGGGAACCGCCAAGCTATTTTTACGTTCACTAAGTGGGACCACCACGTGGGATACACTTAAGTCTGAGCTCCGTGAGGAATTTGGTAAGAAGTTGAACAGTGCAACTGTTCACAAGAGACTTTCAACTCGCCGGATGAAGATGAATGAGACTCAtcagcaatattttttacatatgaaGGAACTTGCAGTACTTGGGAATGTTGAAGATGAAGCCCTGATGGAATATGTCATCGACGGTATTAAAGACA gaagattcaaggtgaaaaattgttatcttATAGTTCAGGAACAACAGAAACTTTAA